One genomic window of Psychrobacter cibarius includes the following:
- the prpC gene encoding 2-methylcitrate synthase, translating to MAAQNPSTKVLSGAGLRGQVAGKTALSTVGKSGSGLTYRGYDVSELADKCIFEEVAYLLLYGNLPNQSELDAYQAKLKSLRGLPQSLKDVLERIPAESHPMDVLRTGCSMLGNLETEMSFDEENDQADRMLAVFPSIINYWYRFTHDNVRIETETDDATIGGHFLHLLKGEKPNELHTKVMNVSLILYAEHEFNASTFTARVCASTLSDIHSCITGAIGSLRGPLHGGANEAAMDMIEGFSSLDEAETEMMGMLARKDKIMGFGHAIYSESDPRNVVIKGWAEKLAADVGDEVLYPVSVRCEEVMWREKKLFCNADFFHASAYHFMGIPTKLFTPIFVCSRLTGWAAHVFEQRANNRIIRPSAEYTGEELRPVPEMSAR from the coding sequence ATGGCAGCACAAAACCCATCAACAAAAGTATTGTCAGGCGCAGGTCTACGTGGTCAGGTCGCTGGCAAAACCGCGCTATCTACCGTCGGCAAGTCAGGATCAGGTTTGACGTATCGCGGTTATGACGTGTCAGAACTGGCAGACAAATGCATCTTTGAAGAAGTGGCCTACTTGCTGCTTTATGGCAACTTGCCAAACCAAAGCGAGCTTGACGCTTACCAAGCCAAGCTCAAAAGCTTACGTGGTCTACCACAGTCACTAAAAGACGTGCTTGAGCGTATCCCTGCCGAATCGCATCCAATGGATGTATTACGTACCGGTTGCTCTATGCTGGGTAACTTAGAAACCGAAATGAGTTTTGATGAAGAAAACGACCAAGCAGATCGCATGCTTGCGGTATTCCCTTCTATCATCAACTACTGGTATCGTTTTACCCATGACAACGTGCGTATCGAAACTGAAACGGATGATGCGACGATTGGCGGTCATTTCTTACATCTGTTAAAGGGTGAAAAACCAAACGAGCTACACACAAAAGTAATGAACGTCTCGCTTATCCTCTATGCAGAGCATGAGTTTAACGCTTCAACCTTTACCGCACGTGTATGTGCCTCTACGCTATCTGATATCCATTCTTGTATCACTGGCGCGATTGGCTCATTGCGCGGTCCTCTTCATGGCGGTGCTAATGAGGCGGCAATGGATATGATTGAAGGTTTTAGCTCACTTGATGAAGCCGAAACCGAGATGATGGGTATGCTGGCGCGTAAAGACAAAATTATGGGCTTTGGTCATGCGATCTATAGCGAATCAGATCCACGTAACGTCGTTATTAAAGGTTGGGCTGAAAAACTGGCAGCGGATGTTGGTGATGAAGTGCTATATCCAGTATCAGTACGCTGTGAAGAAGTGATGTGGCGTGAGAAAAAACTGTTCTGTAATGCTGACTTTTTTCACGCCTCTGCCTATCACTTCATGGGTATTCCAACCAAGCTGTTCACGCCTATTTTTGTCTGTTCACGCCTAACAGGCTGGGCGGCTCACGTATTTGAGCAACGTGCTAATAACCGTATCATTCGCCCAAGTGCGGAATATACCGGTGAAGAGTTGCGCCCAGTACCAGAGATGAGCGCGCGTTAA
- a CDS encoding DUF2059 domain-containing protein yields the protein MPFFTANTALKTSLLSSTLAALLFMTGCDKTPDTAEDTASSASTAEVDATKEAPAPVTQNDLVMTTITLDTVDSLLFAPVINSGALSAEQVSCLESRDKDLGKAEVDSFYKSQFTDAELKELDSFYTSEVGKKLITFGNEQLRVMNGEEIATPMADPTPEEMTEIQTFMESPLGVKYMKINNAEGEGSAMEVLNGPIEAEFKRCNVDLDGPQLEQPA from the coding sequence ATGCCATTTTTTACTGCTAATACTGCTCTTAAAACGTCACTACTGAGCAGCACACTTGCGGCGCTGTTATTTATGACGGGCTGTGATAAAACACCAGACACCGCCGAAGACACCGCCAGTAGTGCAAGCACTGCTGAAGTTGATGCTACCAAAGAGGCTCCTGCGCCTGTCACTCAAAACGACTTGGTCATGACGACGATTACGCTAGATACCGTCGACAGTCTATTGTTCGCACCAGTTATCAATAGTGGTGCGCTCAGTGCAGAGCAAGTCAGCTGCCTTGAATCACGCGATAAAGACTTGGGTAAAGCCGAAGTCGATAGCTTCTATAAGAGTCAGTTTACCGATGCAGAGTTAAAAGAGCTGGATAGCTTTTACACGTCAGAGGTAGGGAAAAAGCTGATTACGTTTGGCAATGAGCAACTGCGCGTCATGAATGGTGAAGAAATTGCAACGCCAATGGCTGACCCTACTCCAGAGGAGATGACTGAAATTCAGACATTCATGGAATCACCACTGGGTGTCAAGTACATGAAAATCAATAATGCAGAAGGCGAAGGCAGCGCAATGGAAGTCTTGAATGGCCCTATTGAAGCCGAATTCAAGCGTTGCAATGTCGATTTAGATGGTCCACAGCTTGAACAGCCTGCGTAA
- the prpB gene encoding methylisocitrate lyase, translated as MTSPSAGARFRSALTQKNDNNQPLQIAGAINAYTAMMATQVGHQALYLSGAGVANASFGLPDLGMTSLDNVLEDARRITDAVDTPLLVDIDTGFGGAFNIAQTIRKMEKAGVAAVHIEDQVAQKRCGHRPNKEIVSISEMVDRLKAALDAKTDPDFVVMARTDALSVEGLDAAVERAVAFQEAGADMIFAEALTDIEMYRKFTDVLDIPVLANMTEFGQTDLYTTDQLYSVGVEMVLYPLSAFRAMNKAALNVYQHLLTDGTQEKVVDTMQTRMELYDFLNYHEFEQTLDKLFANK; from the coding sequence ATGACTTCACCTTCAGCAGGCGCACGCTTTCGCAGTGCTTTGACCCAAAAAAACGATAATAACCAGCCACTACAAATTGCAGGTGCTATCAATGCCTATACTGCAATGATGGCGACCCAAGTCGGCCATCAAGCGTTGTATCTCTCCGGTGCTGGTGTGGCAAATGCCTCATTTGGTCTTCCTGATTTGGGTATGACTAGCCTTGATAATGTACTAGAAGATGCACGACGTATCACTGACGCAGTTGATACGCCGTTATTAGTAGATATCGATACTGGTTTTGGTGGCGCGTTTAACATTGCACAAACCATCAGAAAAATGGAAAAAGCGGGCGTGGCAGCCGTACATATCGAAGATCAAGTCGCTCAAAAGCGCTGTGGTCATCGCCCAAATAAAGAAATCGTCAGTATCTCAGAAATGGTTGATCGCTTAAAAGCGGCATTAGATGCCAAAACTGACCCTGATTTTGTGGTCATGGCACGTACGGATGCGCTATCGGTCGAAGGGCTTGATGCTGCTGTAGAGCGCGCTGTTGCCTTCCAAGAAGCAGGCGCAGACATGATTTTTGCTGAAGCCTTAACGGATATCGAAATGTATCGTAAGTTCACTGACGTACTAGATATTCCAGTACTCGCCAACATGACAGAGTTTGGTCAGACCGACCTTTACACCACTGATCAACTATATAGCGTGGGTGTCGAGATGGTGTTGTACCCACTATCAGCATTCCGTGCGATGAACAAAGCGGCATTAAACGTTTATCAGCATCTATTGACTGATGGCACACAAGAAAAAGTTGTTGATACCATGCAAACCCGCATGGAGCTGTATGATTTCTTAAATTATCATGAGTTTGAGCAGACGCTAGACAAGCTATTTGCTAATAAGTAG
- a CDS encoding divalent metal cation transporter, producing MATAAIGGSHLISSTQAGAIYGWQLAIMIILANVFKYPFFRFATDYVYDTGESLIAGYAKRSKVYLWVYFILSILSAVISTGAVSLIAAVILGFMLPASLGLSTMALSLIIVAVSWFFLIAGHYKLLDGVTKWIMIALTTATVAAVIIAAGKPTVMAADFVAASPWNLATLGFIVALMGWMPAPLEFAAITSMWTSAKVKADHTTHRQGLLDFNVGYAVSAILALFFLSLGVFVQYGSGQEIELVGGAYINQLINMYTATIGEWSRLLVAFVAFMCMFGTTITCADGYGRANAECWRLIKGESEINKKQIAFWTTYAIGGGLMIITFFTGQLGTMLKFAMISAFVSAPIFGWLNYSLVKNHKKLSFGMNALSIAGLIFLTGFALLFLANLAGLFG from the coding sequence ATGGCAACCGCTGCTATCGGTGGCTCGCATTTGATTTCATCGACGCAGGCTGGCGCTATATATGGCTGGCAACTGGCCATTATGATTATTTTAGCCAACGTTTTTAAGTATCCATTTTTTCGCTTTGCAACCGACTACGTCTATGACACTGGCGAGAGTTTGATTGCAGGCTATGCCAAACGCTCAAAAGTATATCTGTGGGTATATTTTATACTCTCTATCCTATCAGCCGTCATTAGTACGGGCGCGGTCTCATTAATAGCAGCGGTTATCTTAGGTTTTATGCTACCCGCTTCTCTTGGGCTATCGACGATGGCACTGTCTCTAATCATCGTGGCGGTTTCTTGGTTCTTTTTAATTGCAGGTCACTATAAGCTGCTTGATGGTGTGACCAAATGGATTATGATTGCCTTGACGACTGCGACCGTCGCTGCTGTCATCATTGCTGCTGGCAAGCCAACGGTTATGGCTGCTGACTTTGTCGCGGCCTCTCCTTGGAATTTAGCAACTTTAGGTTTTATTGTGGCACTCATGGGCTGGATGCCAGCACCGCTTGAGTTTGCCGCCATTACCTCGATGTGGACATCTGCCAAAGTCAAAGCCGATCACACCACCCATCGCCAAGGTTTGTTAGATTTTAACGTCGGTTATGCCGTCTCAGCAATTTTAGCCTTATTTTTCTTGTCATTAGGTGTGTTTGTACAGTATGGCTCAGGACAAGAAATTGAGCTGGTCGGTGGCGCTTATATCAATCAGTTGATCAACATGTATACCGCAACCATCGGCGAATGGTCACGTCTATTGGTCGCTTTCGTCGCCTTTATGTGTATGTTTGGCACGACGATCACCTGTGCAGACGGTTATGGCCGTGCCAACGCTGAGTGCTGGCGTCTAATAAAAGGTGAAAGCGAAATCAACAAAAAGCAAATCGCTTTTTGGACGACCTATGCTATCGGTGGTGGGTTGATGATTATCACTTTCTTTACTGGACAATTAGGGACTATGCTTAAGTTTGCCATGATATCGGCGTTTGTCTCAGCGCCTATCTTTGGCTGGTTAAATTACTCACTGGTTAAAAACCATAAAAAACTGTCTTTTGGCATGAATGCACTCTCTATCGCGGGACTCATCTTCTTAACGGGTTTTGCGCTGTTATTTTTAGCCAATCTTGCTGGACTATTTGGCTAG
- a CDS encoding LysR family transcriptional regulator yields the protein MDLKQLNAFIAIADSRSFSAAATKTGLSQPSLSRLLKQLETDMGVELVDRYHRPLHLTEAGTFFYDKISAILTEIDTVTSMTQRLSTPSSMLNIGFVPSVLYGLLPEIIAMLKQSSPDIEVNLKDISSYQQIEALKSGEIDIGFGRFPHQDPWIQQILLRHERYVVALPKAHPLAQVKEQRLIDLANNRLILYHQTHLPIATSVKLDNNTKSRRTSAEQSTLSAPITEPLLHLFAQYGISPFMTTTVSDLQVALGLVAAGEGITLVPASLKTVRTDQISYQRLIHENVTSPIYLHTLKDFVHPSISDLLSATYQVYEQRGITYRQQKFVSQP from the coding sequence ATGGATTTAAAACAGCTCAATGCTTTTATTGCTATCGCAGATTCACGGAGCTTTAGTGCCGCAGCGACTAAAACTGGATTGTCACAACCAAGCTTGAGTCGTCTGCTTAAACAGCTTGAAACAGATATGGGTGTGGAATTGGTCGATCGCTACCATAGACCGCTACATCTGACTGAAGCTGGTACATTCTTTTACGACAAAATCAGCGCCATATTGACAGAGATTGATACCGTCACCAGCATGACGCAGCGGCTATCCACGCCCAGTAGCATGCTAAATATTGGCTTTGTCCCATCCGTGCTTTATGGATTGCTTCCTGAAATTATTGCCATGCTGAAGCAATCCAGCCCCGATATCGAAGTCAATCTCAAAGACATCAGCTCATATCAACAAATAGAGGCGCTCAAATCTGGTGAGATAGACATCGGATTTGGGCGTTTCCCCCATCAAGATCCATGGATTCAGCAAATACTACTGCGTCATGAACGTTATGTCGTCGCCTTACCAAAAGCCCATCCTTTGGCGCAGGTAAAGGAGCAACGGTTGATAGACTTAGCGAACAATCGTCTGATTCTCTACCATCAAACCCATTTACCGATAGCGACTAGCGTAAAGCTGGATAATAATACAAAATCCAGACGCACAAGCGCTGAGCAATCCACACTTAGCGCGCCTATTACTGAACCTTTACTACACTTATTCGCACAATACGGTATTTCGCCTTTTATGACTACGACGGTGAGTGACTTGCAAGTAGCACTAGGCTTAGTGGCGGCTGGCGAAGGCATTACCCTTGTGCCTGCTAGCCTAAAGACCGTGCGTACCGACCAAATCAGTTATCAACGTTTGATACACGAAAACGTCACCTCCCCTATTTATCTACATACACTCAAAGATTTCGTTCATCCCAGCATTTCTGATTTGCTGAGCGCCACCTATCAGGTATATGAGCAGCGCGGCATCACTTATCGTCAGCAAAAATTTGTGTCACAGCCTTAA
- a CDS encoding cupin domain-containing protein, with protein MSLLIANIKKELDDIEQFWKPTDIAQFNQLTVKLAKLKGEYEWHNHEYEDKLFHVLSGQLFIILEDKTVEVNAGEVVVIPKNSNHKPYAPTETSVMFFEPL; from the coding sequence ATGAGTCTGCTTATAGCGAATATAAAAAAAGAGCTTGATGATATTGAACAGTTTTGGAAGCCTACTGATATTGCTCAGTTTAATCAATTAACAGTAAAACTGGCTAAATTGAAAGGTGAGTATGAATGGCATAATCACGAATATGAAGATAAGCTATTTCACGTATTGTCAGGACAGTTATTTATTATATTAGAAGACAAAACCGTAGAGGTGAACGCTGGTGAAGTTGTCGTTATTCCTAAGAACAGTAACCATAAACCTTATGCGCCTACTGAAACGAGTGTAATGTTTTTTGAACCTTTATGA
- a CDS encoding AraC family transcriptional regulator, whose amino-acid sequence MANLHAFYDHYQTEYWSFDHPDSDYLLKRPTYDGSSGYGDLLSFHNGIMLGRNSIASSQSLVEPAAPFSCDVGMHLIVDANYTLHASNLRTDTSIHSQQIWRRSGNFGDINSIVDTEYLQNSPINSHIVTIDFNQTLLSRWAESFAVPTWLLPSNNQDPEMVQVSLSNQPRLLARAAYILSLPCCTLSDRLALESQALLLCQDILGIQDISGRLANQKSQIDQAVDIIRQEYSNKLTISLLAQRVGINECYLKQQFKQQTGKTIGSFIRELRMQEAMRLLLDEYKSVQETAWYVGYRDPSNFSKAFAKFYGVTPTQLI is encoded by the coding sequence ATGGCAAACTTACATGCATTTTACGACCACTATCAGACCGAATACTGGTCTTTCGATCATCCTGATTCTGACTATTTGCTTAAACGTCCAACTTATGATGGCAGCTCTGGTTATGGTGACTTGCTGAGCTTTCATAATGGTATCATGCTCGGTCGAAACAGCATTGCTAGCAGCCAATCTTTGGTGGAACCCGCCGCACCATTTTCTTGTGATGTAGGGATGCACTTAATTGTAGATGCGAACTATACCTTACATGCTAGTAATTTACGGACTGATACAAGTATTCATTCGCAGCAAATTTGGCGACGATCAGGAAATTTTGGTGATATCAACTCTATAGTTGATACTGAATATTTGCAGAATTCTCCTATAAATAGCCATATCGTAACAATCGATTTTAATCAAACATTGTTGTCGCGCTGGGCAGAAAGCTTCGCTGTTCCAACATGGCTATTACCTTCTAATAATCAAGATCCTGAAATGGTTCAAGTCAGCTTATCCAACCAGCCACGTCTACTTGCTCGTGCAGCTTATATCCTCTCTTTACCTTGCTGTACTTTGAGTGATCGATTAGCTTTAGAGAGTCAAGCATTGCTGCTTTGCCAAGATATTTTAGGCATTCAAGATATATCAGGCCGATTAGCAAACCAAAAAAGCCAAATTGATCAGGCCGTTGATATTATTCGCCAAGAGTACAGTAATAAATTAACAATTTCCTTGTTGGCTCAACGAGTGGGTATAAACGAATGCTATCTCAAGCAACAGTTCAAACAACAAACGGGTAAAACAATCGGCAGCTTTATCCGTGAACTGCGTATGCAGGAAGCAATGCGTTTGTTGCTAGATGAATATAAAAGCGTCCAAGAGACTGCATGGTATGTTGGCTATCGTGATCCTAGCAATTTCAGTAAAGCTTTTGCCAAATTTTACGGCGTTACACCTACACAACTTATCTAG
- a CDS encoding iron chelate uptake ABC transporter family permease subunit, whose product MRSLSLLLILLCAVSLMLGSKQTSLIALFNFSNDAWLTLTASRIPRLIALVLTGVGLSVSGVILQHIVRNKFVEPATSGGLDAAKLGILVSLTMLPNASTSSKMVFALVFCFAASLLFILIISRIKFKSAVLIPVLGLMYGSVLSSIAEFYAYRHNILQSMQGWLLGDFSRVVQGHYELIYIIFPIIVLAYIYAHRFTVLGMGEDMAASLGLGYAATAALGLMLVSVTVAASVITIGAIPFVGLVIPNLVALKYGENLSRTLPVVALGGACLLLICDIFGRLVIYPFEVPIGLTAGGVGGVIFLVLIMKGVR is encoded by the coding sequence ATGCGCTCACTATCTTTGTTACTTATTTTGCTCTGTGCCGTTTCTCTTATGCTGGGCTCAAAACAGACCTCACTTATCGCTCTCTTTAATTTCTCCAACGATGCATGGTTGACCTTAACGGCGAGCCGTATACCACGGCTGATTGCGCTGGTACTGACAGGAGTGGGTTTGTCTGTTAGCGGCGTGATTTTACAGCACATCGTCCGTAACAAGTTTGTTGAGCCCGCAACTTCAGGGGGTTTGGATGCTGCCAAACTTGGCATTTTGGTCTCGCTCACCATGCTTCCTAATGCCAGTACGAGTAGTAAAATGGTCTTTGCGCTGGTTTTTTGCTTTGCCGCAAGCTTACTTTTTATTCTCATTATTAGCCGTATTAAGTTTAAGAGCGCTGTGCTTATTCCTGTCCTTGGGTTGATGTATGGCAGTGTGCTGAGCTCAATTGCGGAGTTTTATGCGTATCGCCATAATATTTTACAAAGTATGCAAGGGTGGTTATTGGGAGATTTCTCAAGGGTTGTACAAGGTCATTACGAGCTGATTTATATTATTTTTCCCATCATTGTATTAGCCTATATTTATGCCCATCGCTTTACGGTACTGGGTATGGGCGAGGACATGGCCGCCAGTCTAGGACTCGGCTATGCGGCGACAGCTGCCTTAGGGCTTATGCTAGTCTCAGTAACGGTGGCCGCTTCAGTCATCACCATCGGCGCCATACCTTTTGTGGGGCTGGTTATTCCAAATCTAGTCGCTCTAAAGTACGGGGAAAACCTGTCGCGGACACTGCCAGTAGTCGCCTTAGGCGGTGCTTGTTTGCTGCTGATTTGTGATATTTTTGGGCGGCTCGTCATTTATCCTTTTGAGGTTCCCATTGGCCTTACCGCAGGCGGGGTAGGCGGTGTAATATTCCTTGTGTTAATCATGAAGGGGGTGAGATGA
- a CDS encoding iron chelate uptake ABC transporter family permease subunit gives MSAAAKVWATVILIILLALIFLLIGSDLDFDYLIPKRLMRLATIVLGSICLAFSSIIFQTIVGNRILAPSIMGYEAVYLLWQVLLLFVMGTNGLMLLGVSGDFIVSIVSIVLMLAYSWALHHWLFPRCKNDVYTLLLFGLVLTMVIGTVTQFIQLRISPGEFSVFQGLSYTSFHRSQPETLFYGALAVATVLWVSRKTLPVLDVMALGREPSLSLGVNHPRYVKLYLALIAILVAVSTSLIGPTVFMGVFIANIAYALAGSNQHRVTLPIACAITIAIFLVAQIFVEHVFNYKTSVSILVNLVGGIYFLALTVRTRGFT, from the coding sequence ATGAGTGCTGCGGCAAAGGTTTGGGCGACCGTGATACTGATTATATTGCTGGCGCTTATCTTCTTATTGATAGGCTCTGATTTAGATTTTGATTACTTAATTCCTAAGCGTTTGATGCGTCTAGCGACTATTGTTCTCGGTAGTATATGCTTAGCTTTTTCATCTATAATCTTTCAGACTATTGTTGGCAATCGTATTTTGGCGCCTTCTATCATGGGCTATGAGGCTGTTTATTTATTGTGGCAAGTGCTGCTGCTGTTTGTGATGGGTACAAATGGACTGATGCTGCTGGGTGTCAGTGGTGATTTTATCGTATCAATCGTATCAATCGTATTGATGCTGGCATATTCTTGGGCACTTCATCACTGGCTTTTCCCTCGATGTAAAAATGATGTCTATACCTTGTTGTTATTTGGCTTGGTGTTGACGATGGTCATCGGTACGGTTACGCAGTTTATTCAGCTGCGTATTAGCCCTGGCGAGTTTTCGGTTTTTCAGGGGTTAAGCTATACCTCGTTTCATCGATCTCAGCCAGAGACTCTGTTTTATGGAGCGCTTGCGGTAGCCACCGTACTATGGGTTAGTCGTAAGACACTGCCTGTTTTAGATGTGATGGCGCTTGGCCGTGAGCCGTCGCTGTCTCTTGGTGTAAACCATCCTAGATACGTTAAGTTATATCTGGCTTTAATTGCCATTTTGGTGGCTGTGTCAACGAGCTTGATCGGTCCTACGGTATTTATGGGTGTGTTCATTGCCAACATCGCTTATGCGCTTGCAGGGAGTAACCAGCATAGAGTCACCTTACCCATCGCTTGTGCCATTACTATCGCCATATTTTTAGTCGCTCAAATCTTTGTTGAGCATGTCTTTAATTATAAAACCAGTGTCAGTATTCTCGTCAACCTTGTGGGTGGCATCTATTTTCTTGCGCTGACTGTCCGTACTAGAGGGTTCACATGA
- a CDS encoding ATP-binding cassette domain-containing protein: MITINHVHKNYGKKSVLSDISLEFQAGSVTSLIGPNGAGKSTLLMMMARLLEPSSGEISFNDRNIREIRTAEYAHHVATLRQSPGFNLRLTVEELISFGRFPYSRGALTTEDRRIIDEAIDFLALEPLRHSYLDELSGGQRQMAFLAMTIAQQTDVLLLDEPLNNLDMKHAVQIMQALRRLCDERGRTVILVIHDINFAANYSDYIVALKHGALTFSGLSEQVVTETNLSELYDLDFEIIRSERGCLCNYFNLSEVKV; this comes from the coding sequence ATGATTACCATCAACCATGTCCATAAAAACTATGGCAAAAAATCTGTGCTATCAGATATCAGCCTAGAATTTCAGGCTGGCAGTGTTACCTCTTTAATTGGTCCTAATGGTGCTGGAAAATCCACCTTGTTGATGATGATGGCAAGGCTATTGGAGCCAAGTAGCGGTGAGATATCATTCAATGATCGCAACATCCGTGAGATTCGCACTGCTGAATACGCGCATCATGTTGCGACACTGCGGCAGTCTCCAGGGTTTAATCTACGATTGACTGTAGAGGAGCTGATCTCCTTTGGGCGCTTTCCGTATAGCCGTGGTGCGTTAACCACAGAAGATCGACGCATCATTGATGAGGCCATTGATTTTTTGGCATTAGAGCCTCTACGTCATTCTTATCTGGATGAATTAAGTGGTGGACAGCGGCAAATGGCTTTTTTGGCGATGACCATCGCGCAACAGACAGATGTGTTGTTATTGGATGAGCCACTAAACAATCTTGACATGAAGCATGCCGTGCAAATCATGCAAGCCTTACGCCGTCTATGTGATGAGCGGGGGCGCACGGTGATTTTGGTGATTCATGATATCAATTTTGCAGCCAATTATTCTGATTATATTGTGGCGTTGAAGCATGGCGCGCTTACATTTAGTGGACTGTCTGAACAGGTCGTGACAGAAACCAACTTAAGTGAGTTATACGATCTTGATTTTGAGATCATTCGTAGTGAACGTGGTTGCCTGTGCAACTACTTCAATTTATCAGAGGTAAAAGTATGA
- a CDS encoding siderophore ABC transporter substrate-binding protein, with protein sequence MILNKRGWVWILTMSAAVSLQGCEKASTELTNEPAHASQKLETPITIKHELGTTVINNRVQRVAVLDMNEADFLDQLDVPIAGMVKDYIPHFLSQYKADDAVEDLGAIVQPNMERIHALHPDLILMTPLHAANYQELSEIAPTLHFDVNFDNSQQHIAGVKSHLLTLGRIFHKEALAEQKATQLDTRVKEVQDFTKNRPEKALVVLHNNGAFSNFGLQSRYGFIFNDLGVKPASTIVETSLHGQPISSEFIQQADPDILYIVDRTAVMEHRAIINPDDVSNPLLRQTTAWKNGRVVFVDADAWYIAAASPTSLNIIMDDVLKGYQPTS encoded by the coding sequence ATGATTTTGAATAAGAGAGGTTGGGTCTGGATACTGACCATGTCGGCAGCGGTATCATTACAAGGATGCGAAAAAGCATCTACTGAGCTGACAAATGAGCCAGCACACGCGTCACAAAAACTTGAGACGCCCATCACGATCAAGCATGAGCTTGGTACTACTGTCATCAATAATCGAGTGCAACGCGTTGCGGTACTGGATATGAATGAAGCTGATTTTTTGGATCAGCTCGATGTTCCGATTGCAGGAATGGTCAAAGACTATATTCCCCACTTTCTTTCGCAGTACAAAGCGGATGACGCAGTAGAGGACTTGGGCGCTATCGTTCAGCCAAATATGGAACGTATCCATGCGCTACATCCTGATCTGATTTTGATGACCCCGCTGCACGCCGCTAACTATCAAGAGCTGTCAGAGATTGCACCGACTCTACATTTCGATGTGAATTTTGATAACAGTCAGCAGCATATAGCTGGTGTTAAAAGTCACTTATTAACCTTAGGTCGTATTTTTCATAAGGAGGCATTGGCAGAACAAAAAGCCACGCAGTTAGATACAAGAGTCAAAGAGGTTCAGGACTTCACAAAAAACCGCCCAGAAAAAGCACTGGTTGTCTTACATAATAATGGGGCTTTTAGCAATTTTGGGCTGCAATCACGCTATGGTTTTATCTTCAATGACTTGGGCGTCAAGCCTGCGAGTACGATTGTAGAGACCAGCCTGCATGGACAGCCGATTTCTAGCGAATTTATACAGCAGGCAGATCCAGACATTCTTTATATTGTAGACCGTACCGCTGTCATGGAGCATCGCGCTATTATCAATCCTGATGATGTGAGCAACCCTTTACTTCGTCAAACAACAGCATGGAAAAATGGTCGTGTTGTTTTTGTTGATGCAGATGCGTGGTATATAGCAGCCGCTAGCCCAACCTCATTAAACATCATAATGGACGATGTCCTCAAAGGCTATCAGCCAACGTCCTAG